AGGGTAAACAGTAGATTCTGATCTTTCCCCGCAGCACTGGAAAACACCGCCTTGCCGTAAGCCGGAATATCATGCTCCAAACTGCAGCGAATACGGGAGTTCTCAGCCAGGCGCCACTGGGAGTCGGCAATGCTGGCCACGTAGTGACGCATGTCGGCCGCCGCGCCCAGGGGCAGCAGCAGTGCAGATAGAATAAAGCAGTTACGCCACATAGGAATTCTCACAATTCAATGCTTACTCTGGAACTATCGACCAATATTCCCGGTTCTTTAGCGCAGATTTTGCGCAATCAAACATGACAGCCAAGGCGCCTTTTAGCATAATAGCGCCCTTTGCAACGACCAGAGAATTCAGGATGTCTGACGCCTTCAACCCCAACAAGCTCAAGTACCGGTTCCGTGGCTATTATCCTGTGGTAATCGATGTAGAAACCGCCGGCTTCAATGCCCAGACCGATGCCTTGCTGGAAATAGCCGTCACCCTGCTGACTATGGACGATAACGGCATGCTGGCGCTGGATAAAACACTGCATTTTCATATTGAGCCCTTTGAAGGTGCCAATCTCGAACCTGCTGCGCTGGCCTTTAACGGCATAGACCCAAGTAATCCCCTGCGTGGGGCCGTCAGTGAAAAAGAGGCGATGCTGGAAATATTCAAGGCGGTGCGCAAAGGCATGAAAGCCGCTGATTGCCACAGGGCCGTGATAGTGGCCCACAATGCCGCCTTCGACCATGGCTTTGTGACCAAGGCGATTGACCGCAGTGGCGTAAAACGCTCGCCATTCCATCCCTTTGCCACTTTTGATACTGCCTGTTTGTCTGGTCTGGCCCTGGGGCATACAGTGCTGGCGCAGGCCTGTAAAATCGCCGGTATTCCCTTCGACAATAAAGAAGCCCACAGCGCCCTCTACGATACCGAGCGTACCGCCGAGCTCTTCTGTTATATCGTCAACCGCTGGAAGTCCCTCGGTGGCTGGCCATTACTGGGCGCCGAGGCTCTGGATGACGCCGAGAATACGGCTGCGGATAAGGAGATCGATGATGAGGATACCCTGGGTAGCACTGGCGAATAAGCGACTCTTCCCCTCCATGTGCTGATAGCGCCGCATAAATCAAAAGCGCCTAAGCGAATCACTGAAATAAAAAAGCCGCCCGAGGGCGGCTTTTTATGCGATTCAATCTCATCCGGATATTGGATTACAGATCGTCAGCGTTCTCGCTCAGGTAAGCAGCAACACCGTCTGGGCTGGCGCTCATGCCTTTTTTACCTTTTTCCCAACCGGCTGGGCACACTTCACCGTGCTCTTCGTGGAATTGCAGCGCGTCAATCATACGCAGCATTTCATCAACGTTACGGCCCAGTGGCAGGTCGTTCACTACCTGGTGGCGTACCATACCTTCCTTGTCAATCAGGAAAGAACCACGGAAAGCCACACCGGCTTCTGGGTGCTCTACGTCGTAAGCCTGGCAGATTTCGTGCTTAACATCAGCCACCAGAGTGTACTTAACTGGGCCGATACCACCCTTGTCTACTGGGGTGTTACGCCAGGCGTTGTGGCTGAACTGAGAGTCGATGGACACACCGATCACTTCAACACCACGCTTGGTGAACTCTTCCATGCGGTGATCGAACGCGATCAGCTCAGATGGGCACACGAAAGTGAAGTCCAGTGGGTAGAAGAAAACCACGGCTGCTTTGCCCTTGATGGCTGCAGTCAGGTTGAAGTTGTCAACGATTTCGCCTGAACCCAGAACGGCAGCAGCAGTAAAATCGGGGGCCTTACGACCTACTAATACGCTCATTGGTAACCTCCATCTATGGATTGAGCTAGGGATAATACGAACTTTCCTGTTAGATATTCAGCATTATAAGAGGTGCCATGAGCCTGACAACCCAATTTGGAGGAATATCACACAATTGCTCCATTCACCGGTCTGTCAGAG
This portion of the Shewanella amazonensis SB2B genome encodes:
- the rnt gene encoding ribonuclease T: MSDAFNPNKLKYRFRGYYPVVIDVETAGFNAQTDALLEIAVTLLTMDDNGMLALDKTLHFHIEPFEGANLEPAALAFNGIDPSNPLRGAVSEKEAMLEIFKAVRKGMKAADCHRAVIVAHNAAFDHGFVTKAIDRSGVKRSPFHPFATFDTACLSGLALGHTVLAQACKIAGIPFDNKEAHSALYDTERTAELFCYIVNRWKSLGGWPLLGAEALDDAENTAADKEIDDEDTLGSTGE
- a CDS encoding peroxiredoxin C — its product is MSVLVGRKAPDFTAAAVLGSGEIVDNFNLTAAIKGKAAVVFFYPLDFTFVCPSELIAFDHRMEEFTKRGVEVIGVSIDSQFSHNAWRNTPVDKGGIGPVKYTLVADVKHEICQAYDVEHPEAGVAFRGSFLIDKEGMVRHQVVNDLPLGRNVDEMLRMIDALQFHEEHGEVCPAGWEKGKKGMSASPDGVAAYLSENADDL